A single Argentina anserina chromosome 7, drPotAnse1.1, whole genome shotgun sequence DNA region contains:
- the LOC126801638 gene encoding ATP synthase subunit delta', mitochondrial-like gives MLRRATALLTRPTASSIRAARVFSTDVAEAPNAAFNEAWKKVAPNIEPPKTPLSFMKPRPAVPSSIPTKLTVNFVLSYASELSSKEVDMVIIPATTGQMGVLPGHVATIAELKPGILSVHEGNDVTKYFVSSGFAFVHANSFADIIAVEAVPIDRVDASLVQKGLAEFTQKLSTASTDLEKAEAQIGVDVHSALNAALTG, from the exons ATGCTGCGCCGCGCCACCGCTCTCTTGACCCGACCCACAGCCTCCTCGATCCGGGCCGCCCGAGTCTTCTCCACCGATGTCGCCGAAGCTCCCAACGCCGCCTTCAACGAGGCCTGGAAGAAGGTGGCCCCAAACATCGAGCCTCCCAAGACTCCTCTCTCCTTCATGAAGCCCCGCCCGGCGGTCCCTTCGTCGATCCCGACTAAGCTCACCGTCAACTTCGTCCTGTCTTACGCATCTGAGCTCTCCTCCAAAGAG GTGGACATGGTCATAATTCCAGCAACCACTGGGCAGATGGGTGTTCTTCCTGGACATGTGGCAACAATCGCAGAGTTGAAACCTGGGATCCTATCCGTACATGAAGGAAATGATGTGACAAAGTACTTCGTCAGCAGCGGTTTTGCATTCGTCCATGCAAATTCTTTTGCAGATATCATTGCTGTTGAAGCTGTCCCTATTGATCGAGTCGATGCCAGTCTTGTCCAGAAGGGGCTTGCAGAGTTCACCCAGAAGCTGAGCACAGCCTCGACTGACTTGGAGAAAGCTGAAGCCCAGATTGGAGTTGATGTGCATAGTGCTCTCAATGCTGCCCTCACAGGCTAG